A stretch of Planococcus citri chromosome 5, ihPlaCitr1.1, whole genome shotgun sequence DNA encodes these proteins:
- the LOC135848765 gene encoding uncharacterized protein LOC135848765, with the protein MQKVNSCCCVCSLKTGTLIILILTSIGALLRIRGSFSAPVQIENVIAYITLLCISIVGIYAAMQEKPLFLIPYMAVQLCILVGLIIIMLVYLIVGPAIVVYCVERAVNPEQMEKLKKRDCPTIISVEVICGIFAALGYYFLIVVLSFFKTLRSGSLK; encoded by the exons atgcaaaaggtAAATTCGTGCTGTTGTGTCTGTTCGCTAAAAACTGGAACTCTGATTATTCTCATTCTTACTTCG attggtGCACTTTTAAGAATACGTGGAAGTTTCAGTGCTCCAGTTCAGATTGAAAATGTTATCGCGTACATTACTCTTCTGTGCATTTCAATCGTTGGCATCTATGCGGCTATGCAG GAGAAACCGTTATTTTTAATACCTTACATGGCGGTACAGCTGTGTATCTTGGTAGGTCTGATAATTATAATGCTTGTTTACCTAATTGTTGGCCCTGCTATCGTCGTTTACTGTGTGGAACGCGCTGTTAATCCGGAACaaatggagaaactgaaaaaaagagaTTGTCCTACTATCATCTCAGTGGAAGTTATCTGCGGTATCTTCGCTG CTCTTGGTTACTACTTTCTCATCGTTGTGCTGAGTTTCTTCAAGACACTCCGATCTGGATCTCTGAAATGA
- the LOC135846679 gene encoding leucine-rich repeat-containing protein 26-like translates to MTGAMKQITITLLMLIFTSTEANTSANWMQCNETAPGCSCTWINGIKTANCQNASFNDIPQGLSSEISSLILDNNEIPVLRNETFERAGLINLQKLSMKNCRIRDIEKTAFAGLSIIIEINLSNNQIQNLDPSLFARAEKLRVVNLSNNSVETLPDGLFAGFKFLQRIELDGNKISLIGNKTFDNSLKVRNINLNDNQLTYLNKSVFGEFASRLDTLQLKNNPWKCDCRLRDFIKWYVSMRHFNSGSIACKEPKNMLNATWRYMQLDQLVCETIVNGTSQGIGSESTSAPDAAP, encoded by the coding sequence ATGACCGGAGCTATGAAGCAAATAACAATCACTTTGCTGATGCTAATATTTACATCGACCGAAGCCAACACCTCCGCAAACTGGATGCAATGCAATGAAACCGCGCCAGGTTGCTCTTGTACCTGGATCAACGGTATTAAAACAGCGAATTGCCAGAATGCTTCTTTCAACGATATACCTCAAGGTTTGAGCAgcgaaatttcatctttgatcCTCGACAACAACGAAATACCTGTGCTAAGAAACGAAACATTTGAACGGGCAGGAttaatcaatttacaaaaactctcgatgaaaaattgtcgtaTTCGCGATATCGAAAAAACCGCCTTCGCTGGCTTATCCATCATTATTGAAATCAATTTATCGAATAACCAAATTCAAAACCTCGATCCTTCGTTATTTGCACGAGCAGAAAAATTACGAGTGGTGAATTTGAGTAATAATTCCGTAGAAACCTTGCCAGATGGTTTGTTCGCCGGGTTTAAATTCTTACAGAGAATCGAACTAGATGGTAATAAAATCTCGCTTATTGGAAATAAAACGTTCGACAATTCGCTCAAAGTGAGAAATATCAACTTGAATGATAACCAGTTAACGTATCTGAATAAAAGTGTATTTGGAGAATTCGCGTCTCGTTTGGATACCCTGCAGTTGAAGAATAACCCGTGGAAATGCGATTGCCGTTTACGCGATTTTATCAAGTGGTATGTGAGCATGAGACATTTTAATTCTGGTTCTATTGCTTGTAAAGAGCCCAAAAATATGCTAAATGCGACGTGGAGATACATGCAGCTTGATCAGTTGGTCTGTGAGACGATTGTTAATGGTACGTCTCAGGGTATTGGAAGTGAATCGACTTCTGCGCCGGATGCTGCtccttga
- the LOC135846680 gene encoding uncharacterized protein LOC135846680 codes for MALPRVRSCCCGCSLRTGTLIILILSLVGGLSYPFKCFSVTGGGTISNIIITIFSIAGFAASGSGIYAVCKEKPQWLVPYMIAQFLVFMSLIIVMLAVAICGVVFLGDLLKITVDDRFAHNVKQSGFSAVISFEVSSAMSLGIIYYSAIVVQSFYKELRSEYHEI; via the exons ATGGCTTTGCCAAGAGTGCGATCTTGTTGCTGCGGATGTTCCTTGAGAACTGGAACTTTAATCATTTTGATCTTAAGTTTG GTTGGTGGACTCTCGTACCCATTCAAATGTTTCTCAGTGACAGGCGGAGGCACAATTTCCAACATCATCATAACCATATTCTCCATCGCTGGATTCGCTGCTTCCGGTTCTGGCATCTATGCTGTTTGTAAG GAGAAACCTCAATGGTTGGTACCTTACATGATCGCTCAGTTTTTGGTCTTCATGTCTTTGATAATCGTGATGTTAGCTGTGGCAATCTGTGGAGTAGTATTTTTGGGCGATCTACTCAAAATCACGGTTGATGATAGATTTGCTCATAATGTAAAACAATCTGGATTCAGTGCAGTAATTTCCTTCGAAGTTTCAAGTGCTATGTCCCTCG GTATCATTTACTACTCTGCCATTGTGGTGCAGAGTTTTTACAAAGAACTCCGCTCAGAATATCATGAAATTTGA
- the LOC135848766 gene encoding uncharacterized protein LOC135848766 isoform X2: MQKVNSCCCGCSLKTGTLIILILTLILSILELLGCFGAPGNQAGNIIGLIIILGITIAGIYAATQEKPVFLIPYMVILLLGLVGLIISMLAVLIFSSAVIGYLAHHATDAKQADEFAKAGFIAIVITEVFCGGFAALFYYCFIVVLSFFKSLRSGSQ; this comes from the exons atgcaaaaggtAAATTCGTGCTGTTGTGGCTGTTCGCTAAAAACTGGAACTCTTATTATTCTCATTCTTACTTTG attctttcaattttagaattacTTGGATGTTTCGGAGCGCCAGGTAATCAGGCTGGAAATATCATTGGGTTAATTATAATCCTGGGTATTACAATCGCTGGCATCTATGCGGCTACGCAG gAGAAACCAGTGTTCTTAATACCTTACATGGTGATACTGCTGCTTGGCTTGGTGGGTCTGATAATTTCAATGCTTGCAGTGCTCATTTTTAGCAGTGCTGTCATCGGTTATCTCGCCCATCACGCTACTGATGCGAAACAGGCCGATGAATTTGCAAAAGCAGGTTTTATTGCTATTGTCATTACAGAAGTTTTCTGCGGCGGCTTCGCTG CTCTCTTTTACTACTGTTTCATCGTTGTGCTGAGTTTCTTCAAGTCACTCCGATCTGGATCTCAGTAA